A portion of the Streptomyces erythrochromogenes genome contains these proteins:
- a CDS encoding alpha/beta hydrolase — protein sequence MATGTARTADTARAADAVSAREEDGAGEAGFGSGRPDGARGGRLRRTLLASLVAAAVIVPVSAAASAQAPAPAPAVFAEGAPPQSRYAANRDNIAEAVRMAQDADRSGRAGRLRAMAAAGTAQFLAFDGRGGGRAVEVFGELETADRIAVLVPGSDTTLDTYERFRSGAVALRQRLQTGHARTAVVAWLGYDTPGTVSTTVLTAGRADEAAAELGPFLDRLRDMAAPGARISLLCHSYGSVVCARTVTGAAVGDVVLFGSPGTGAGSARELPTAARVWAGRGGADWIAGVPHVRLGGLGFGTDPVDPAFGARAFAAGSGGHSDYLKPGTRSLDALAAIVLGSAPAQEAGHA from the coding sequence ATGGCCACGGGGACGGCACGGACGGCGGACACGGCACGGGCCGCGGATGCGGTGAGCGCCAGGGAGGAAGACGGCGCGGGGGAGGCCGGGTTCGGCTCCGGGAGGCCGGACGGCGCGCGTGGCGGGCGGCTGCGCCGCACGCTGCTGGCCTCGCTGGTCGCGGCGGCCGTGATAGTTCCCGTGTCCGCCGCCGCCTCCGCGCAGGCACCCGCCCCGGCGCCCGCCGTGTTCGCCGAGGGCGCCCCGCCCCAGAGCCGCTATGCCGCCAACCGCGACAACATCGCCGAGGCGGTCCGGATGGCCCAGGACGCCGACCGCTCCGGCCGGGCCGGCCGGCTGCGGGCCATGGCGGCGGCCGGCACGGCACAGTTCCTCGCCTTCGACGGCCGCGGCGGGGGCCGGGCCGTCGAGGTGTTCGGCGAGCTGGAGACCGCCGACCGGATCGCCGTCCTGGTGCCCGGCTCGGACACCACCCTCGACACGTACGAGAGGTTCCGGTCCGGAGCGGTCGCCCTCCGGCAGCGCCTCCAGACCGGGCATGCGCGCACCGCCGTGGTTGCCTGGCTCGGGTACGACACCCCGGGCACGGTCAGCACGACCGTGCTGACCGCCGGCCGGGCGGACGAGGCCGCGGCCGAACTGGGGCCGTTCCTGGACCGGTTGCGGGACATGGCCGCGCCCGGTGCCCGGATCTCGCTGCTCTGCCACTCCTACGGCTCCGTCGTCTGCGCACGGACCGTGACGGGAGCCGCCGTCGGCGACGTGGTCCTCTTCGGCAGTCCGGGCACAGGGGCCGGATCCGCCCGGGAGCTGCCGACCGCGGCCCGGGTCTGGGCCGGCCGGGGCGGCGCCGACTGGATAGCCGGCGTGCCGCACGTCCGGCTCGGCGGACTCGGCTTCGGCACCGACCCGGTCGACCCCGCCTTCGGGGCGCGGGCCTTCGCCGCCGGATCCGGCGGCCACAGCGACTACCTCAAGCCGGGCACCCGGTCCCTCGACGCACTGGCGGCCATCGTCCTCGGCAGCGCTCCCGCCCAGGAGGCCGGGCATGCGTGA
- a CDS encoding acyltransferase family protein encodes MRELRARWSALAAGIDAATPAGRDRAVDALRALAILGVVLGHWLVTSLTAADGGLHGTSPLAHMPWLAPVSWVFQTLAVFFLVGGHVAALGYASARERGITYGAWVGQRLGRLFRPVAAVLVLWTVVAGGMLVGGAEFDTVRTLVKLVLSPLWFLLVFAALTASTPLVARLGPVWPAAVVAGVDLWRFGLGGPEWIGWVNVAAGWLVPFTLGAAWSRGALARRGRLLLLVGVAAAATAALVLWGGYPASMVGVPGAAVSNLNPPTLAAVAFGLAQCGLALLARDRLARLMRRPAAWAKVALVNLSAMTIFLWHQTAMMAVTALGLLVPARLPGLHTAPDSVGWIVARVGWLPVFAAALGLCWAAFRTHEQARGSRPATVTAARSVPGTSVEEITHA; translated from the coding sequence ATGCGTGAGCTCCGCGCCCGCTGGTCCGCTCTGGCGGCGGGTATCGACGCGGCCACGCCGGCCGGCCGGGACCGGGCCGTGGACGCGCTCCGGGCCCTCGCGATCCTCGGCGTGGTCCTCGGCCACTGGCTGGTCACCTCGCTGACCGCCGCCGACGGCGGTCTGCACGGCACCAGCCCGCTGGCGCACATGCCCTGGCTGGCCCCGGTTTCCTGGGTGTTCCAGACGCTGGCTGTCTTCTTCCTGGTCGGCGGCCATGTCGCAGCCCTCGGGTACGCCTCGGCGCGCGAGCGGGGCATCACGTACGGAGCCTGGGTCGGGCAGAGGCTGGGCAGGCTGTTCCGCCCGGTCGCCGCGGTGCTCGTCCTCTGGACGGTCGTGGCGGGCGGAATGCTCGTCGGTGGGGCGGAGTTCGACACCGTGCGGACGCTGGTGAAGCTGGTCCTGTCGCCGCTGTGGTTCCTGCTGGTGTTCGCCGCGCTGACCGCCTCGACTCCACTGGTGGCCCGGCTCGGCCCGGTGTGGCCGGCCGCCGTGGTGGCGGGCGTCGACCTGTGGCGCTTCGGGCTGGGCGGGCCGGAGTGGATCGGGTGGGTCAACGTGGCCGCGGGCTGGCTGGTCCCCTTCACGCTGGGCGCCGCGTGGTCGCGCGGAGCCCTCGCGCGGCGCGGCCGGCTGCTCCTCCTGGTCGGCGTCGCCGCCGCGGCCACCGCCGCGCTGGTCCTGTGGGGCGGGTATCCGGCCTCCATGGTGGGGGTGCCGGGGGCGGCCGTCTCGAACCTCAACCCGCCGACGCTGGCGGCGGTCGCGTTCGGACTGGCCCAGTGCGGGCTGGCCCTGCTGGCCCGCGACCGGCTGGCCCGGCTCATGCGCAGGCCGGCGGCCTGGGCGAAGGTGGCTCTGGTGAACCTCTCCGCCATGACGATCTTCCTATGGCACCAGACCGCCATGATGGCCGTCACCGCCCTCGGACTGCTGGTCCCGGCCCGCCTGCCCGGGCTGCACACCGCGCCCGACTCGGTGGGCTGGATAGTGGCCCGGGTGGGGTGGCTGCCGGTGTTCGCGGCCGCGCTGGGGCTGTGCTGGGCAGCGTTCCGCACCCACGAACAGGCCCGGGGTTCCCGGCCGGCCACGGTCACGGCCGCCCGCTCCGTGCCGGGCACTTCCGTCGAGGAGATCACCCATGCCTAG
- a CDS encoding sensor histidine kinase encodes MNEQRVPPAEPAPSDAVKGASPSLALALELFTLRRDPLPRMGRPRWLARLPHALVAYAAMFFGFLTTEQLMDHYHVKGGPPLAVALLTALSIWLAMFRPIAAWWLGLLAAGWIAWMIHDNVGQGQTWPWTPGGIFAFAPVLLLVALRVPPRVTIWVVGISVALTGAAEVAFHPDGSQISSMGATVLFGFVGLLGYALRALRLARGELVEQETLTAEERARRTLLEERSRIARELHDVVAHHMSVISIQAQVAPHLVDNPSEELKENLAGIRENALEALTELRRVLGVLRSEQPGDPAAPQHPQPTLAELDGLVDNVRGAGLEVTTEVAGVRRSLAPGVELTAYRIVQEALSNCLRHAPGSQVEVGVAYGPRELHLCVANSAPTRPAPPSQGAGHGLLGMRERAGMLGGELAAGPRPDGGYEVSAVLPMDPQNPPAGTGTGTETKKAP; translated from the coding sequence GTGAACGAGCAGCGCGTGCCCCCGGCCGAGCCGGCGCCCTCCGATGCCGTCAAGGGGGCCTCACCGAGCCTGGCGTTGGCCCTGGAGCTGTTCACCCTGCGGCGCGATCCCCTTCCCCGGATGGGCCGCCCGCGGTGGCTGGCGCGGCTGCCGCACGCACTCGTCGCCTACGCGGCCATGTTCTTCGGGTTCCTCACCACCGAGCAGCTCATGGACCACTACCACGTCAAAGGCGGCCCGCCGCTGGCCGTCGCGCTCCTGACGGCGCTGTCCATCTGGCTCGCGATGTTCCGCCCGATCGCCGCCTGGTGGCTGGGGCTGCTCGCCGCAGGCTGGATCGCCTGGATGATCCACGACAACGTGGGGCAGGGCCAGACCTGGCCCTGGACGCCCGGCGGGATCTTCGCGTTCGCCCCCGTGCTGCTGCTCGTCGCCCTCCGGGTGCCGCCGCGGGTGACCATATGGGTCGTCGGCATCTCCGTCGCCCTCACCGGGGCGGCCGAGGTGGCCTTCCATCCGGACGGAAGCCAGATCTCCTCGATGGGGGCCACCGTCCTCTTCGGCTTCGTCGGGCTCCTCGGGTACGCGCTGCGCGCCCTGCGGCTGGCCCGTGGCGAACTGGTCGAGCAGGAGACGCTCACCGCGGAGGAGCGGGCCCGGCGCACCCTGCTGGAGGAGCGCAGCCGCATCGCCCGCGAGCTGCACGACGTCGTCGCGCACCACATGTCGGTGATCTCCATCCAGGCGCAGGTCGCCCCGCACCTCGTGGACAACCCGTCCGAGGAGCTCAAGGAGAACCTGGCGGGCATCCGGGAGAACGCGCTGGAGGCCCTCACGGAGCTGCGCCGGGTGCTGGGGGTGCTGCGCTCCGAACAGCCCGGCGATCCGGCGGCCCCGCAGCATCCGCAGCCGACCCTCGCCGAGTTGGACGGCCTCGTGGACAACGTGCGGGGGGCGGGACTGGAGGTCACCACCGAGGTCGCGGGCGTCCGCCGGTCGCTGGCACCCGGCGTCGAGCTCACCGCGTACCGGATCGTGCAGGAGGCCCTGAGCAACTGCCTGCGCCACGCCCCCGGTTCGCAGGTGGAGGTCGGCGTCGCGTACGGGCCGCGCGAGCTGCACCTTTGTGTCGCCAACAGCGCGCCGACCCGGCCGGCCCCGCCCTCGCAGGGAGCGGGGCACGGCCTGCTGGGGATGCGGGAGCGGGCAGGCATGCTGGGTGGCGAACTGGCCGCGGGCCCGCGCCCCGACGGCGGGTACGAGGTCAGCGCAGTGCTCCCGATGGATCCGCAGAACCCGCCCGCCGGCACCGGCACCGGCACCGAGACGAAGAAGGCACCATGA
- a CDS encoding response regulator, producing MSTPIKVMIADDQMMVRQGFTVLLNAQPDIEVVGQAVDGADAVAKVAELAPDVVLMDIRMPGMGGIEATSVITRVPDAEVKVLVLTTFDLDEYVYEALRAGASGFLLKDASADQLAEAVRVVAAGEALLSPNITKRLITEFSRLGAPRAPSRARIDVLTERETEVLSLIAQGLSNAEISEHLVLAEQTVKTHVSRILVKLGLRDRTQAAVFAYESGLIRPTGY from the coding sequence ATGAGCACCCCGATCAAGGTGATGATCGCCGACGACCAGATGATGGTGCGGCAGGGCTTCACCGTGCTCCTCAACGCCCAGCCCGACATAGAGGTCGTGGGGCAGGCGGTGGACGGGGCGGACGCCGTCGCGAAGGTCGCCGAGCTGGCCCCGGACGTGGTGCTGATGGACATCCGCATGCCGGGCATGGGCGGTATCGAGGCCACGTCCGTGATCACCCGCGTTCCCGACGCCGAGGTGAAGGTGCTCGTCCTGACCACCTTCGACCTCGACGAGTACGTGTACGAGGCGCTGCGGGCCGGGGCCTCCGGGTTCCTGTTGAAGGACGCGTCCGCCGATCAGCTCGCGGAGGCGGTGCGGGTGGTGGCGGCCGGTGAGGCGCTGCTGTCGCCGAACATCACGAAGCGGCTGATCACGGAGTTCTCCCGGCTGGGGGCGCCGCGCGCGCCGTCGCGGGCCCGGATCGACGTGCTGACCGAGCGGGAGACCGAGGTGCTGTCGCTGATCGCCCAGGGCCTGTCGAACGCGGAGATCTCCGAGCACCTCGTCCTGGCCGAGCAGACGGTGAAGACCCATGTGAGCCGGATCCTGGTGAAGCTCGGCCTGCGGGACCGCACGCAGGCGGCGGTGTTCGCGTACGAGAGCGGTCTGATCCGTCCGACGGGCTACTGA
- a CDS encoding sensor histidine kinase → MTETTTGGTARTPEFRLASEVIATLRQDLVTDAFAYRPLPPAGAPGRFSRRLPKGIRRHAPWRQHAAVGALAFLAVLFTMEGQSSYLGDLGQLVMGLIAAVPVLMTLVRPVGAWWAAVAMTVVLAALGEGVSWPWTPGAFFSYIVVMVVVTLRTGPRVAAWMWALTLALGAAISVVFTGEWGSNAPEMAVTSAFALVIAGSIQIRRHAKAEVSAQQEVTAVERDKRTLLEERTTIARELHDVVAHHMSVVAIQAEAAPYRVKNPPPELEAAFVTIRENAVAALTELRRVLGVVRSADYEAPDAPQPTLASLDGLLANVREAGLSVEKTITGAVRELPQGVELSAYRIIQEALSNTLRHAPGASAGVEVSYVLGGLGIRVVNEAPTGDVRPSPGAGHGITGMRERVAMLEGEMTAARTESGGYEVAVFIPVRNRPEPVPEPQEGTV, encoded by the coding sequence ATGACCGAGACGACCACCGGGGGGACAGCCCGGACGCCTGAGTTCCGACTGGCATCGGAGGTGATCGCGACCCTGCGCCAGGACCTCGTCACCGATGCCTTCGCCTACCGGCCGCTGCCGCCGGCGGGGGCCCCGGGGCGCTTCTCGCGGCGGCTCCCCAAGGGGATACGACGGCATGCGCCGTGGCGGCAGCATGCGGCGGTGGGGGCGCTGGCCTTCCTCGCCGTGCTCTTCACCATGGAGGGGCAGTCGAGCTACCTGGGCGATCTGGGCCAGCTCGTCATGGGGCTGATAGCCGCGGTTCCCGTCCTCATGACGCTGGTACGGCCGGTCGGCGCGTGGTGGGCGGCCGTCGCGATGACGGTGGTGCTGGCCGCCCTCGGTGAGGGCGTCAGCTGGCCCTGGACCCCGGGCGCGTTCTTCTCCTACATCGTGGTCATGGTCGTCGTCACGCTGCGGACCGGGCCCCGGGTGGCAGCGTGGATGTGGGCGCTGACCCTCGCGCTGGGCGCCGCGATCTCCGTGGTGTTCACCGGCGAGTGGGGGTCGAACGCGCCGGAGATGGCGGTGACGTCGGCGTTCGCCCTGGTGATCGCCGGCAGCATCCAGATACGCCGGCACGCCAAGGCGGAGGTGAGCGCACAGCAGGAGGTCACGGCCGTCGAGCGGGACAAGCGGACGCTGCTGGAGGAGCGGACCACGATCGCGCGGGAGCTGCACGACGTGGTGGCCCACCACATGTCGGTGGTGGCGATCCAGGCGGAGGCCGCTCCGTACCGGGTGAAGAACCCGCCGCCGGAGCTGGAGGCGGCGTTCGTCACCATCCGGGAGAACGCGGTGGCGGCCCTGACGGAGCTGCGGCGGGTGCTGGGCGTGGTGCGCTCCGCGGACTACGAGGCGCCGGACGCCCCGCAGCCGACGCTGGCCTCGCTGGACGGGCTGCTGGCCAATGTGCGCGAGGCCGGGCTGAGCGTGGAGAAGACGATCACGGGCGCGGTGCGGGAGCTGCCGCAGGGCGTGGAGCTGTCGGCGTACCGGATCATCCAGGAGGCCCTGAGCAACACCCTGCGGCACGCGCCGGGCGCGTCGGCCGGGGTGGAGGTGTCCTACGTGCTGGGCGGCCTGGGCATACGGGTCGTCAACGAGGCGCCGACCGGGGATGTGCGGCCCTCGCCGGGGGCCGGCCACGGGATCACCGGGATGCGGGAGCGGGTGGCCATGCTGGAGGGGGAGATGACGGCCGCCCGGACGGAGTCCGGCGGGTACGAGGTCGCGGTGTTCATTCCGGTGCGCAACCGTCCCGAGCCGGTGCCCGAGCCGCAGGAGGGGACGGTATGA
- a CDS encoding response regulator, with amino-acid sequence MTIRVLIVDDQMMVREGFSVLLNAMDGIEVVGEAVDGREAIAQVAALRPDVVLMDIRMPQMNGLEATREIVASDTDAKVLVLTTFDLDEYVYQALRAGASGFLLKDASARQLADGVRVVAAGEALLAPSVTKRLIAEFSKISEARRLADPAGVGELTERETEVLVLIAQGLSNAEIADRLIVAESTIKTHVSRILVKLGLRDRTQAAVFAYETRLVTPA; translated from the coding sequence ATGACGATCAGGGTGCTGATCGTCGACGACCAGATGATGGTCCGCGAGGGGTTCTCCGTTCTGCTGAACGCCATGGACGGCATCGAGGTGGTGGGCGAGGCGGTCGACGGCCGGGAGGCCATCGCGCAGGTGGCGGCGCTGCGGCCGGACGTGGTGCTGATGGACATCCGGATGCCGCAGATGAACGGCCTGGAGGCGACGCGGGAGATCGTGGCCTCGGACACGGACGCGAAGGTGCTGGTCCTGACGACCTTCGACCTCGACGAGTACGTGTACCAGGCGCTGCGGGCGGGGGCCTCCGGGTTCCTGCTGAAGGACGCTTCGGCCCGTCAGCTGGCCGACGGAGTACGGGTGGTGGCGGCCGGCGAGGCCCTGTTGGCGCCATCGGTGACGAAGCGGCTCATAGCGGAGTTCTCGAAGATCTCCGAGGCGCGCAGGCTCGCGGACCCGGCGGGGGTGGGCGAGCTGACGGAGCGGGAGACGGAGGTGCTGGTCCTGATCGCGCAGGGCCTGTCCAACGCGGAGATAGCCGACCGGCTGATCGTCGCGGAGTCCACGATCAAGACCCATGTGAGCCGGATCCTGGTGAAGCTGGGTCTGCGGGACCGGACGCAGGCGGCGGTGTTCGCCTATGAGACCCGCCTGGTGACACCGGCCTGA
- a CDS encoding cytochrome P450: MGFDPWDAAFVADPYPAYRELRERGRAIWWEATGQWLVPHYADVSALLRDRRLGRTYLHRFSHEEFGRQAPPPEHEPFHVLNGNGLLDLEDPAHARVRRLVAKAFTPRTVERLVPAVRRMAGELVGRLLADGGGDLLATVAEPLPVAVIAELLGVPESDRGLLRPWSADICGMFELRPDEETARRAVRASTDFSAYLRELIAERRARPGEDLISGLIAAHDDEGRLSEQEMISTCVLLLNAGHEATVNTTVNGWWALLRNPDQLAALRAGRDPEKLSTAVDELMRYDTPLQMFERWVLDDIRVGDTDIPRGAEVALLFGSANRDPARFEDPDTLDLARADNPHLTFGAGIHYCLGAPLARRELEASFGALLADGVPPLRLVEEPQWQDGYVIRGLKSLLVEF, from the coding sequence ATGGGCTTTGATCCGTGGGATGCCGCGTTCGTCGCCGATCCGTACCCGGCCTACCGGGAGTTGCGGGAGCGGGGGCGGGCCATCTGGTGGGAGGCCACCGGGCAGTGGCTGGTGCCGCACTACGCCGATGTGAGCGCACTGCTGCGGGACCGGCGGCTGGGTCGGACCTACCTCCACCGTTTCTCGCACGAGGAGTTCGGGCGGCAGGCGCCGCCGCCGGAGCACGAGCCGTTCCACGTGCTCAACGGCAACGGCCTGCTGGACCTGGAGGATCCCGCGCACGCGCGGGTGCGCAGGCTGGTGGCGAAGGCCTTCACCCCGCGGACGGTGGAGCGGCTGGTGCCGGCCGTGCGGCGGATGGCCGGGGAACTGGTGGGGCGGCTGCTCGCGGACGGGGGCGGGGACCTGCTCGCCACGGTCGCCGAGCCGCTGCCGGTGGCCGTGATCGCGGAGCTGCTGGGTGTGCCCGAGTCGGACCGGGGGCTGCTGCGGCCGTGGTCGGCGGACATCTGCGGGATGTTCGAGCTGCGGCCCGACGAGGAGACGGCGCGGCGCGCGGTGCGGGCGAGCACCGACTTCAGCGCGTACCTGCGGGAGCTGATCGCCGAGCGGCGCGCGCGCCCGGGCGAGGACCTGATCTCCGGGCTGATCGCCGCCCACGACGACGAGGGGCGGCTCAGCGAGCAGGAGATGATCTCCACTTGCGTCCTCCTGCTGAACGCCGGGCACGAGGCCACCGTGAACACCACGGTCAACGGGTGGTGGGCGCTGCTGCGCAACCCCGACCAGCTCGCCGCGCTCCGCGCCGGCCGCGATCCCGAAAAGTTGTCCACAGCTGTGGATGAACTCATGCGGTACGACACTCCCCTGCAGATGTTCGAGCGCTGGGTGCTCGACGACATCCGCGTCGGCGACACCGACATCCCCCGCGGGGCCGAGGTGGCGCTGCTCTTCGGATCCGCGAACCGTGATCCCGCGCGTTTCGAGGACCCCGACACGCTGGACCTCGCACGGGCCGACAATCCGCACCTGACCTTCGGGGCGGGGATCCACTACTGCCTGGGGGCGCCGCTGGCGCGACGCGAGCTGGAGGCCTCGTTCGGCGCGCTGCTGGCGGACGGCGTGCCGCCACTGCGGCTCGTCGAGGAGCCGCAGTGGCAGGACGGGTACGTCATCCGCGGGCTGAAGAGCCTGCTCGTGGAGTTCTAG
- a CDS encoding diacylglycerol kinase catalytic domain-containing protein has protein sequence MSQAGAPVGGLLVLVDPVARRLDGESVRIAKDVLSAGAAAKICLPDSQEEFARALARRGHRQPVIVGDDRALVRAVGLLHRERGLGESALALVPVGPVGSLALARSLGVPQSAVAAARAVLDGSVRTCDLLVDDSDGVVLGALRIPPLRGPERGVPRPAGPSVWSAYRSLVRTLVRPVAAAGGVGGGHHRLRVEADGVLLADVDQPVADVSVRTRGDGEPAEVAVRTGGGFAGSTVTARAKTVTVSGADFRYRADGAMAGPVRRRTWTLRPGAWMLTLPR, from the coding sequence ATGAGCCAAGCGGGCGCGCCGGTAGGCGGTCTGCTGGTGCTCGTCGACCCGGTCGCCCGCCGTCTTGACGGCGAGTCCGTGCGGATCGCGAAAGATGTGTTGTCAGCGGGAGCGGCGGCGAAGATCTGCCTCCCGGATTCGCAGGAGGAGTTTGCGCGGGCGCTCGCCCGCCGGGGTCATCGGCAGCCGGTGATCGTGGGCGACGACCGGGCGCTGGTGCGGGCCGTGGGGCTGCTGCACCGGGAGCGGGGGCTCGGCGAGAGCGCTCTGGCGCTGGTTCCGGTGGGGCCGGTGGGGTCCCTGGCGCTGGCGAGGTCCCTGGGGGTGCCGCAGTCCGCCGTCGCGGCGGCCCGGGCGGTGCTCGACGGGTCGGTCCGGACGTGTGACCTGCTGGTCGACGACAGTGACGGAGTGGTGCTGGGCGCGCTGCGGATCCCGCCGCTGCGGGGGCCGGAGCGGGGGGTCCCGAGGCCTGCCGGGCCGTCGGTGTGGAGCGCGTACCGCTCGCTGGTGCGGACGCTGGTCCGGCCGGTGGCGGCCGCGGGCGGGGTGGGCGGCGGGCACCACCGGCTGCGGGTGGAGGCCGACGGGGTCCTGCTGGCCGATGTGGACCAGCCCGTGGCGGACGTCTCGGTGCGCACGCGGGGCGACGGCGAACCGGCGGAGGTCGCGGTGCGCACGGGCGGCGGCTTCGCCGGCTCGACGGTGACGGCCCGGGCGAAGACGGTGACGGTGTCGGGTGCGGACTTCCGCTACCGGGCCGACGGCGCGATGGCCGGTCCGGTCCGCCGCCGTACGTGGACGCTGCGCCCCGGGGCATGGATGCTCACCCTGCCCCGGTGA
- a CDS encoding adenylosuccinate synthase, with translation MPALVLLGAQWGDEGKGKATDLLGGSVDYVVRYQGGNNAGHTVVVGDQKYALHLLPSGILSPGCTPVIGNGVVVDPAVLLSELRGLNERGIDTSKLLISGNAHLITPYNVTLDKVGERFLGKRKIGTTGRGIGPTYADKINRVGIRVQDLYDESILTQKVEAALEGKNQLLAKLYNRRAIEAGAIVEEMLQYADQIKGYVADTTLILNNALDEDKVVLFEGGQGTLLDVDHGTYPFVTSSNPTAGGACTGTGVGPTKISRVIGILKAYTTRVGAGPFPTELFDQDGEDLRRIGGERGVTTGRDRRCGWFDAPIARYATRVNGLTDFFLTKLDVLTGWEQIPVCVAYEIDGKRVEELPYSQTDFHHAKPIYEYLPGWSEDITKAKTFEDLPANARAYVKALEEMSGAPISAIGVGPGRTETIEINSFL, from the coding sequence GTGCCCGCTCTTGTGCTGCTCGGAGCTCAGTGGGGTGACGAGGGCAAGGGAAAGGCCACCGACCTGCTCGGTGGATCCGTTGACTATGTGGTGCGCTACCAGGGTGGCAACAACGCCGGCCACACGGTCGTCGTCGGCGACCAGAAGTACGCGCTGCACCTTCTCCCTTCCGGCATCCTCTCCCCCGGATGCACCCCGGTCATCGGTAACGGCGTCGTCGTCGACCCGGCCGTCCTGCTCTCCGAGCTGCGCGGTCTGAACGAGCGCGGCATCGACACCTCCAAGCTGCTCATCAGCGGCAACGCGCACCTGATCACGCCGTACAACGTCACCCTCGACAAGGTCGGCGAGCGCTTCCTCGGCAAGCGCAAGATCGGTACGACCGGTCGCGGCATCGGCCCGACCTACGCGGACAAGATCAACCGCGTCGGCATCCGGGTCCAGGACCTCTACGACGAGTCGATCCTCACCCAGAAGGTCGAAGCGGCGCTGGAGGGCAAGAACCAGCTCCTCGCGAAGCTCTACAACCGCCGCGCCATCGAGGCCGGGGCGATCGTGGAGGAGATGCTCCAGTACGCGGACCAGATCAAGGGCTACGTCGCCGACACCACCCTGATCCTCAACAACGCGCTGGACGAGGACAAGGTCGTGCTCTTCGAGGGCGGCCAGGGCACCCTGCTCGACGTCGACCACGGCACCTACCCCTTCGTCACCTCGTCGAACCCGACCGCAGGCGGCGCCTGCACCGGTACCGGCGTCGGCCCGACGAAGATCAGCCGTGTCATCGGCATCCTCAAGGCCTACACCACCCGCGTCGGTGCGGGTCCGTTCCCGACCGAGCTGTTCGACCAGGACGGCGAGGACCTGCGCCGCATCGGCGGCGAGCGCGGTGTGACCACCGGCCGCGACCGTCGCTGCGGCTGGTTCGACGCGCCGATCGCACGTTACGCCACCCGTGTGAACGGTCTGACCGACTTCTTCCTCACCAAGCTGGACGTGCTGACCGGCTGGGAGCAGATCCCGGTCTGCGTCGCGTACGAGATCGACGGCAAGCGCGTCGAGGAGCTGCCCTACTCGCAGACCGACTTCCACCACGCGAAGCCGATCTACGAATACCTCCCCGGCTGGTCCGAGGACATCACCAAGGCCAAGACCTTCGAGGACCTGCCGGCGAACGCCCGGGCCTACGTGAAGGCCCTGGAGGAGATGTCGGGCGCCCCGATCTCCGCGATCGGCGTCGGCCCCGGCCGCACCGAGACGATCGAGATCAACTCGTTCCTGTAG
- a CDS encoding PP2C family protein-serine/threonine phosphatase encodes MNRRRPPRVASADLLSMLGRLTAQARQGVELQQARVELAEALQREMLPTELPCLPGLRTAARYSPARHGLDIGGDWYDGFRLPEGALAFCIGDVQGHDVDAAAFMGQVRICLRAVAAVVVDPGEVLSRANEVLLSMNRDLFATCSLLRFDPDTWELESARAGHVPAVWATVDGRYGIAEDNGGLPLNLVPGSAYAVTRRRLTEAGSIVLLTDGVVEGPRFPLEVGLERVVKVVREAAGTDPAELAAEVMKVADSTGHADDAAVLVLSHDAAGPAPEAGSGEDGGPEPRGTA; translated from the coding sequence ATGAACCGGCGCCGTCCCCCTCGGGTCGCCAGCGCCGACCTGCTGAGCATGCTCGGCCGGCTGACCGCTCAGGCGCGGCAGGGCGTGGAGCTCCAGCAGGCGCGCGTGGAACTGGCCGAGGCCCTGCAGCGCGAGATGCTGCCCACCGAGCTGCCCTGCCTGCCGGGGCTGCGCACCGCGGCCCGCTACTCGCCCGCCCGGCACGGCCTGGACATCGGCGGCGACTGGTACGACGGCTTCCGGCTGCCGGAGGGCGCCCTCGCCTTCTGCATCGGTGACGTCCAGGGCCACGACGTCGACGCGGCCGCCTTCATGGGGCAGGTCAGGATCTGCCTGCGGGCCGTGGCGGCCGTGGTCGTCGATCCCGGCGAGGTGCTGAGCCGGGCCAACGAAGTACTGCTCTCCATGAACCGCGACCTCTTCGCGACCTGCAGCCTGCTCCGCTTCGACCCGGACACCTGGGAGCTGGAGAGCGCCCGGGCCGGTCACGTCCCCGCGGTCTGGGCCACGGTCGACGGCCGGTACGGCATAGCCGAGGACAACGGCGGGCTGCCGCTGAACCTGGTGCCCGGGTCGGCGTACGCGGTGACCCGGCGGCGGCTGACGGAGGCGGGATCGATCGTCCTGCTCACCGACGGCGTGGTCGAGGGCCCCCGGTTCCCGCTCGAAGTGGGGCTGGAACGCGTGGTCAAGGTCGTCCGGGAGGCGGCGGGCACCGACCCCGCCGAGCTGGCCGCCGAGGTGATGAAGGTGGCCGATTCGACGGGCCACGCGGACGACGCCGCGGTGCTCGTCCTCAGCCACGACGCGGCCGGACCCGCCCCGGAAGCCGGCTCGGGCGAGGACGGCGGCCCGG